The Microbacterium sp. LWH7-1.2 genome window below encodes:
- the map gene encoding type I methionyl aminopeptidase codes for MIELRTPAEIEAMKPAGRFVAETLATLRDETKVGTNLLAIDRRAHDLIRRAGAESCYIDYHPSFGARPFGKVICTSVNDAVLHGLPFDYALRDGDLVSLDFAVSVDGWVADSAVSFVVGTPRDEDLSLIDTTERALAAAIGAATVGNRIGDISASIAAIAHADGYSINTDFGGHGVGREMHGDPHVANDGKAGRGYPLRAGLVLALEPWFLETTDELVTDPDGWTLRSADGSRGAHSEHTVAITEDGPIVLTDRSWLGVA; via the coding sequence ATGATCGAGTTGCGCACGCCTGCCGAGATCGAGGCGATGAAGCCCGCCGGGCGATTCGTCGCCGAGACCCTCGCGACGCTGCGCGACGAGACCAAGGTGGGTACGAACCTCCTCGCGATCGACCGTCGCGCGCACGACCTCATCCGCCGCGCCGGGGCCGAGTCCTGCTACATCGACTACCACCCGTCGTTCGGAGCCCGCCCGTTCGGGAAGGTCATCTGCACGTCCGTCAACGATGCGGTGCTGCACGGCCTCCCCTTCGACTACGCCCTGCGCGACGGCGACCTCGTCTCGCTCGACTTCGCCGTGTCGGTGGACGGCTGGGTCGCTGACTCGGCGGTCTCGTTCGTCGTCGGCACACCGCGCGACGAGGACCTCTCGCTCATCGACACCACCGAGCGCGCGCTGGCCGCCGCCATCGGCGCGGCGACGGTGGGAAATCGCATCGGCGACATCTCGGCGTCGATCGCCGCGATCGCCCACGCCGACGGCTACTCGATCAACACCGACTTCGGCGGCCACGGCGTGGGGCGGGAGATGCACGGCGATCCGCACGTCGCGAACGACGGCAAGGCAGGCCGCGGCTACCCTCTCCGCGCGGGCCTCGTCCTCGCACTGGAGCCGTGGTTCCTCGAGACGACCGACGAACTCGTCACCGACCCCGACGGCTGGACGCTCCGATCCGCCGACGGCTCCCGCGGCGCTCACTCCGAGCACACCGTCGCGATCACCGAGGACGGCCCGATCGTCCTCACCGACCGCTCGTGGCTCGGCGTCGCCTGA
- a CDS encoding MFS transporter permease: MWLRRAFFGWLIPAAFLLPLWLLVGWAVFNAGGWAFLWVLFLAIPGVFLWQLLLTLLVRARGTVRAHRAVSWWDVLGFTVWHLLVISLGFFAEAWWAPVMVVAILAGVGLFWLELWQLWSEARPSRFVLHSSDGVAYIPAQADAPEAAPREVIVITEKQTPPAS; this comes from the coding sequence ATGTGGCTGCGTCGCGCATTCTTCGGCTGGCTGATACCGGCCGCCTTCCTGCTGCCGCTGTGGCTCCTCGTCGGATGGGCCGTGTTCAACGCCGGCGGATGGGCGTTCCTGTGGGTGCTGTTCCTCGCCATACCGGGCGTGTTCCTGTGGCAGCTCCTGCTCACGCTCCTGGTGCGTGCCCGGGGAACGGTTCGCGCGCACCGCGCGGTCTCCTGGTGGGACGTGCTGGGCTTCACGGTCTGGCACCTCCTCGTGATCTCCCTCGGCTTCTTCGCAGAAGCGTGGTGGGCGCCCGTGATGGTCGTCGCGATCCTCGCCGGCGTCGGCCTGTTCTGGCTCGAGCTGTGGCAGCTGTGGAGTGAGGCGCGACCATCGCGGTTCGTCCTGCACAGCTCGGACGGGGTCGCGTACATCCCGGCCCAGGCGGACGCGCCCGAGGCGGCTCCGCGCGAGGTCATCGTCATCACGGAGAAGCAGACGCCGCCCGCGAGCTGA
- the treZ gene encoding malto-oligosyltrehalose trehalohydrolase, whose protein sequence is MTPEVWAPRAGSVALRVAGHADDRTMTRLEGGWWRAETDLQDGDEYGFVLDGADHARPDPRSRRQPRGVHELSVVFDPAAHEWADAAWTGRQLAGGVVYELHVGTFTPEGTLDAAIDRLGHLVELGIDFVELLPVNGFNGGHNWGYDGVLWYAVHEPYGGPAAYQRFVDACHAHGIGVIQDVVYNHLGPSGNYLPEFGPYLRDAESNTWGSSVDLDEPEVRRFIVENALMWLRDHHVDGLRLDAVHALQDRSPVHILQELAEAVDALSAHLGRPLTLIAESDMNDARLIAAREADGYGLTAQWSDDYHHALHVALTGETAGYYADFAPLAALVKAATRGFFHDGTWSSFRGRDHGHPIDPRIPAWRLVTFSQDHDQIGNRAAGDRLSQTLDEGGLAIAAVLTVLTPFTPMLFMGEEWAASTPWQFFTSHPEPELGEATARGRKAEFAAMGWDESVVPDPQDPETFQRSKLQWVERDAGVHARILALYRSLLQLRRAHADLSEPHFRAISAEADEERRWFRLRRGTTEVLVNFAAEPVTVPAPETPDVHLATDPRAYVVDGRAALPARSAVVLSDRGR, encoded by the coding sequence GTGACCCCCGAGGTGTGGGCGCCGCGCGCCGGCAGTGTGGCGCTCCGCGTCGCCGGCCACGCTGACGACCGTACGATGACACGCCTCGAGGGCGGATGGTGGCGCGCCGAGACCGACCTCCAGGACGGAGACGAGTACGGGTTCGTCCTCGACGGCGCAGACCATGCCCGCCCGGATCCGCGCTCGCGCAGGCAGCCGCGTGGCGTCCACGAACTCAGTGTCGTCTTCGATCCCGCGGCGCACGAGTGGGCGGACGCGGCCTGGACGGGACGCCAGCTCGCGGGCGGAGTCGTCTATGAGCTGCACGTCGGCACCTTCACACCGGAGGGGACGCTGGATGCTGCGATCGATCGGCTCGGGCACCTCGTGGAGCTGGGCATCGACTTCGTGGAGCTGCTGCCGGTGAACGGCTTCAACGGCGGACACAACTGGGGCTACGACGGCGTGCTCTGGTACGCCGTGCACGAGCCCTACGGCGGGCCCGCCGCGTACCAGCGCTTCGTCGACGCCTGCCATGCCCACGGCATCGGCGTCATCCAGGACGTCGTCTACAACCACCTCGGCCCGAGCGGGAACTATCTGCCCGAGTTCGGTCCGTACCTGCGTGACGCCGAGTCGAACACCTGGGGCTCGTCCGTCGACCTCGACGAGCCCGAGGTGCGTCGTTTCATCGTCGAGAACGCGCTGATGTGGCTCCGCGACCATCACGTCGATGGACTTCGCCTCGATGCCGTCCACGCGCTCCAGGACCGCTCGCCCGTCCACATCCTCCAGGAGCTGGCCGAGGCGGTCGACGCGCTCAGCGCGCATCTCGGGAGGCCGCTCACTCTCATCGCGGAGTCCGACATGAACGACGCCCGGCTGATCGCTGCGCGTGAGGCCGACGGCTACGGGCTGACCGCGCAGTGGAGCGATGACTACCACCACGCGCTGCACGTCGCGCTGACGGGCGAGACCGCGGGCTACTACGCCGACTTCGCCCCCCTGGCCGCTCTCGTCAAGGCCGCGACGCGGGGGTTCTTCCACGACGGCACCTGGTCGTCGTTCCGGGGCCGCGACCACGGGCATCCCATCGATCCCCGCATTCCGGCATGGCGACTCGTCACGTTCTCACAGGACCACGACCAGATCGGCAATCGCGCGGCGGGGGACCGGCTTTCGCAGACGCTGGACGAGGGCGGTCTCGCGATCGCCGCTGTCCTCACCGTCCTCACCCCGTTCACACCGATGCTGTTCATGGGGGAGGAGTGGGCTGCGTCGACCCCCTGGCAGTTCTTCACGTCCCATCCGGAACCGGAGCTCGGCGAAGCGACCGCGCGCGGACGCAAGGCGGAGTTCGCGGCGATGGGGTGGGACGAGTCGGTGGTGCCCGATCCCCAGGATCCTGAGACGTTCCAGCGGTCCAAGTTGCAGTGGGTGGAGAGGGATGCCGGTGTCCACGCCCGGATCCTTGCGCTCTACCGATCCCTCCTCCAGCTCCGCCGGGCGCACGCCGACCTGTCGGAACCGCACTTCCGTGCCATCTCGGCCGAAGCGGACGAGGAGCGGCGTTGGTTCCGGCTGCGCCGTGGCACGACCGAGGTCCTGGTGAACTTCGCCGCCGAGCCGGTCACGGTTCCCGCTCCGGAGACTCCCGACGTGCACCTGGCCACCGACCCACGCGCGTACGTGGTCGACGGGAGGGCCGCGCTGCCGGCGCGGTCAGCCGTGGTGCTCTCAGACCGAGGTCGGTGA
- the glgX gene encoding glycogen debranching protein GlgX, translating to MQIWPGSPYPLGATFDGSGTNFALYSEGAERVELCLFDEDGGETRVELVDVDAFVHHGYVPSVQPGQRYGYRVHGDYDPSQGKRFNPNKLLLDPYAKAVEGQIQWGQSVFGYDFGDPDSRNDEDSAAQQMMGVVVNPYFDWSGDRQPKTPYAESFIYEAHVRGLTQLHPSIPEDIRGTYSAIAHPAIIEHLQKLGVTAIELMPVHQFVDDSVLEEKGLSNYWGYNTIAFLAPQNTYSSSGQRGQQVQEFKAMVKALHAAGIEVILDVVYNHTAEGNHLGPTLSMRGIDNEAYYRLEDDDKRYYTDYTGTGNSLNVGNPHTLQLIMDSLRYWVLEMHVDGFRFDLASTLAREFYEVDRLAAFFELVQQDPVVSQVKLIAEPWDVGPGGYQVGNFPPQWTEWNGKYRDTVRDFWRGEPATLGEFASRLTGSSDLYEHSGRRPVASINFVTAHDGFTLRDLVSYNEKHNEANGEDNRDGADDNRSWNGGVEGPTDDPDVLALRARQQRNFIATLLLSQGVPMLLHGDELGRTQQGNNNGYAQDNEITWVDWSAPDQPLVEFTAALARLRREHPTFRRRRFFDGRPVRREEGAPIPDIAWARPDGSQMQPEDWDSGFGRAVAVFLNGDGIRERDRRGDPIADDHFIVLFNAGDDVVDFVIPDVEFSPEWDVIVDTAGLHANTAPVEPGSTLSVPGRSLMVLREHELPEPEIDHSVAASLAVTSVAGIDEVPGAAPRPELSR from the coding sequence ATGCAGATCTGGCCCGGATCCCCCTACCCGCTTGGTGCGACCTTCGATGGAAGCGGCACCAACTTCGCTCTGTACAGCGAGGGGGCCGAACGCGTCGAGCTGTGCCTGTTCGACGAGGACGGCGGCGAGACCCGCGTCGAGCTCGTCGATGTGGACGCCTTCGTCCACCACGGATACGTTCCGTCCGTGCAGCCCGGCCAGCGCTACGGCTATCGCGTCCACGGCGACTACGACCCCTCGCAGGGCAAGAGATTCAACCCGAACAAGCTCCTCCTCGACCCGTATGCCAAAGCCGTCGAGGGGCAGATCCAGTGGGGCCAGTCCGTCTTCGGCTATGACTTCGGCGATCCTGACTCACGCAATGACGAGGACTCCGCCGCGCAGCAGATGATGGGCGTCGTCGTGAACCCGTACTTCGACTGGAGCGGAGACCGGCAGCCGAAGACGCCGTATGCGGAGTCCTTCATCTATGAGGCGCACGTCCGAGGGCTCACCCAGCTGCATCCGTCCATCCCGGAGGACATCCGCGGGACGTACAGCGCCATCGCGCACCCCGCCATCATCGAGCACCTCCAGAAGCTCGGCGTGACGGCGATCGAGCTGATGCCGGTGCACCAGTTCGTCGACGACTCGGTGCTCGAGGAGAAGGGACTCTCGAACTACTGGGGCTACAACACGATCGCCTTCCTCGCCCCTCAGAACACCTATTCGTCGAGCGGACAGCGCGGCCAGCAGGTGCAGGAGTTCAAGGCGATGGTCAAGGCGCTCCACGCCGCCGGAATCGAGGTGATCCTCGACGTCGTGTACAACCACACGGCCGAAGGGAACCATCTGGGACCCACCCTGTCGATGCGCGGCATCGACAACGAGGCCTACTACCGGCTGGAAGACGACGACAAGCGCTACTACACGGACTACACCGGCACCGGGAACAGCCTCAACGTCGGCAACCCGCACACGTTGCAGCTCATCATGGACTCGCTGCGCTATTGGGTGCTCGAGATGCATGTCGACGGCTTCCGGTTCGACCTCGCATCGACGCTCGCGCGCGAGTTCTACGAGGTCGACCGACTGGCGGCGTTCTTCGAACTCGTGCAGCAGGACCCGGTGGTGTCGCAGGTGAAGCTCATCGCGGAGCCGTGGGACGTCGGGCCGGGCGGCTACCAGGTCGGCAACTTCCCCCCGCAGTGGACCGAGTGGAACGGCAAGTATCGCGACACCGTGCGCGACTTCTGGCGGGGTGAACCGGCGACGCTGGGGGAGTTCGCCTCGCGGCTCACCGGCTCGTCCGATCTGTATGAGCACTCCGGCCGGCGTCCCGTCGCATCCATCAACTTCGTCACGGCGCACGACGGGTTCACCCTGCGCGATCTCGTCTCGTACAACGAGAAGCACAACGAGGCCAACGGGGAAGACAACCGCGACGGTGCCGACGACAACCGTTCGTGGAACGGCGGCGTCGAAGGACCGACGGACGACCCGGACGTCCTGGCGCTCCGCGCGCGCCAACAGCGCAACTTCATCGCAACGCTGCTGCTGTCGCAGGGAGTGCCGATGCTGCTGCACGGCGACGAGCTCGGCCGCACGCAACAGGGGAACAACAACGGCTACGCACAGGACAACGAGATCACGTGGGTGGACTGGTCGGCCCCCGATCAGCCGCTGGTCGAGTTCACGGCCGCCTTGGCACGCCTGCGCCGCGAGCACCCGACCTTCCGCCGGCGTCGCTTCTTCGACGGCCGTCCTGTGCGCCGCGAGGAGGGCGCGCCCATCCCGGACATCGCCTGGGCGCGTCCGGACGGGTCGCAGATGCAGCCCGAGGACTGGGACTCGGGCTTCGGGCGCGCGGTGGCCGTGTTCCTCAACGGCGACGGCATCCGGGAGCGGGATCGCCGCGGAGACCCGATCGCCGACGACCATTTCATCGTGCTGTTCAACGCGGGCGACGATGTGGTCGACTTCGTCATCCCCGACGTGGAGTTCAGCCCTGAATGGGATGTCATCGTCGACACCGCCGGCCTGCACGCGAACACCGCGCCGGTGGAGCCCGGCTCCACGCTGTCGGTGCCGGGGCGTTCCCTCATGGTGCTCCGCGAGCATGAGCTGCCGGAGCCCGAGATCGATCACTCGGTCGCCGCGTCGCTGGCCGTGACGAGTGTCGCCGGCATCGACGAGGTCCCGGGCGCCGCCCCCCGTCCCGAGCTCTCCCGCTGA
- the treY gene encoding malto-oligosyltrehalose synthase produces MPTPRPRSTYRLQIRPSFTLDDAAALQQYLTDLGADWVYFSPILTASEGSDHGYDVVDPTTVDPARGGRGALERASRVFHDAGLGILVDIVPNHVGVARAEENAWWWDVLTHGPASRHAAAFDIDWAFGGGRVRLPVLGEDVGAAASSGALRVEGGELHYYDHRYPLAPGSAAVGDDVLDVHDRQHYELMDWRREADDLNYRRFFGVSSLAAVRVEDRAVFDETHGEVGSWFAEGLVDGLRVDHPDGLRAPVDYLERLQELTGGAYVVVEKILEHGEALPQFFAADGTTGYETLADIDRVLVDPSGEPGLDTLDERLRKASDLPAAFPWAEVIAGTKRAIGEGILRSEVRRLARDLGAPDDPATQDALVELLARFPVYRSYLPAGRGHLDEAAAAARAHRPDLAGAIDAVLPALADPQHPAALRFQQTSGMVMAKGVEDTAFYRATRLGTLTEVGADPSVFALPVDRFHAAQAARHAAWPHSMTTLSTHDTKRGEDVRARLAVLAEIPARWTQVLEELTDAATTGHGPFDALLWQAIVGAWPASRERLHAYAEKAAREAAEATSWLAPDVRFERRVHAVVDGAFDDPDVARRLESFVSEIEGAGWSNSLSAKLLQLTGPGVPDVYQGSELWEQSLVDPDNRRTVDFDERRRLLSLIEAGDQPVVDRTGAAKLLVTARALRLRRDRPELFTRYTAMTVVGAAADHAIAVDRGGAVAVATRLPVGLAARGEGTGSPWGDTMLLRHAGPTTDVLTGRVYSGHVLLAELLDLYPVALLVAGELP; encoded by the coding sequence GTGCCGACGCCTCGACCGAGATCCACGTACCGCCTCCAGATCCGACCGTCGTTCACCCTCGACGACGCCGCTGCCCTGCAGCAGTACCTGACCGATCTCGGGGCGGACTGGGTGTACTTCTCGCCCATCCTCACGGCATCGGAGGGCTCGGACCACGGCTACGACGTCGTGGACCCCACCACCGTCGACCCGGCTCGGGGTGGCCGCGGCGCGCTCGAGCGCGCTTCGCGTGTCTTCCACGACGCGGGGCTCGGCATCCTCGTCGACATCGTCCCGAACCATGTCGGCGTCGCGCGCGCCGAGGAGAACGCCTGGTGGTGGGATGTCCTCACCCACGGGCCCGCGTCGCGTCACGCGGCCGCATTCGACATCGACTGGGCGTTCGGCGGCGGCAGGGTGCGCCTCCCGGTCCTCGGCGAGGATGTCGGTGCCGCCGCCTCCTCGGGAGCGCTGCGCGTCGAGGGCGGCGAGCTCCACTACTACGACCACCGGTACCCGCTCGCGCCGGGCAGTGCCGCCGTCGGTGACGATGTGCTGGATGTGCACGATCGACAGCATTACGAGCTCATGGACTGGCGGAGAGAGGCGGACGACTTGAACTACCGCCGCTTCTTCGGGGTGTCGAGCCTGGCAGCGGTGCGGGTCGAAGATCGCGCGGTGTTCGACGAGACCCATGGGGAGGTCGGCAGCTGGTTCGCCGAGGGGCTGGTGGACGGCCTGCGAGTCGACCATCCGGACGGCCTGCGCGCCCCCGTCGACTACCTCGAGCGGCTGCAGGAGCTCACGGGCGGCGCATACGTGGTGGTCGAGAAGATCCTCGAGCACGGCGAGGCGCTCCCGCAGTTCTTCGCCGCCGACGGCACGACGGGCTACGAGACGCTGGCCGACATCGACCGCGTTCTGGTGGATCCGTCCGGCGAGCCGGGACTGGACACGCTCGACGAGCGGCTGCGCAAGGCATCCGATCTGCCGGCTGCGTTCCCGTGGGCGGAAGTGATAGCCGGCACCAAGCGCGCCATCGGCGAGGGCATCCTGCGCTCAGAGGTGCGCCGGCTCGCGCGCGACCTGGGTGCGCCGGACGACCCCGCCACGCAGGACGCGCTCGTCGAGCTGCTGGCACGCTTCCCCGTGTACCGTTCGTACCTGCCCGCCGGACGCGGGCACCTCGACGAGGCGGCTGCGGCGGCACGGGCGCACCGTCCGGATCTGGCCGGTGCGATCGACGCTGTTCTGCCGGCCCTTGCCGATCCGCAGCATCCTGCCGCCCTGCGCTTTCAGCAGACGAGCGGCATGGTGATGGCCAAAGGCGTCGAGGACACCGCGTTCTACCGCGCGACGCGCCTCGGGACACTGACCGAAGTGGGGGCCGATCCTTCCGTGTTCGCGCTGCCGGTCGACCGCTTCCACGCTGCGCAGGCGGCGCGGCACGCAGCATGGCCCCATTCCATGACGACGCTGTCGACCCACGACACCAAGCGGGGGGAGGACGTGCGCGCGCGGCTCGCGGTGCTGGCGGAGATCCCGGCCCGTTGGACGCAGGTCCTCGAAGAGCTGACGGATGCTGCCACCACCGGCCACGGTCCCTTCGACGCGCTGCTGTGGCAGGCGATCGTGGGCGCCTGGCCGGCCTCGCGGGAGCGCCTGCACGCATACGCCGAGAAGGCTGCACGGGAGGCCGCCGAGGCGACGTCGTGGCTCGCTCCGGACGTGCGGTTCGAGCGTCGCGTGCACGCGGTGGTCGACGGCGCCTTCGACGACCCCGACGTCGCTCGGCGGCTGGAGTCGTTCGTGTCGGAGATCGAGGGCGCCGGATGGTCGAACTCCCTTTCGGCCAAGCTGCTGCAGCTCACGGGACCCGGCGTGCCTGACGTCTACCAGGGGAGCGAGCTCTGGGAGCAGAGCCTGGTCGATCCCGACAATCGTCGCACCGTGGACTTCGATGAGCGCCGGCGCCTCCTGTCGCTCATCGAGGCGGGAGATCAGCCTGTCGTCGACCGAACCGGCGCGGCGAAGCTGCTCGTCACCGCCCGCGCCCTGCGGCTGCGCCGAGACCGGCCCGAGCTCTTCACCCGGTACACGGCCATGACGGTCGTCGGCGCCGCGGCGGATCATGCGATCGCCGTCGATCGTGGCGGTGCGGTGGCGGTGGCCACACGGCTGCCTGTCGGCTTGGCGGCGCGGGGCGAGGGCACTGGTTCACCCTGGGGAGACACGATGCTGCTGCGCCATGCGGGGCCCACGACCGACGTGCTGACGGGACGCGTGTACTCCGGCCACGTCCTGCTGGCGGAACTGCTGGACCTCTATCCGGTCGCTCTCCTCGTGGCGGGGGAGCTCCCGTGA